Proteins encoded by one window of Agelaius phoeniceus isolate bAgePho1 chromosome 3, bAgePho1.hap1, whole genome shotgun sequence:
- the NDUFAF7 gene encoding protein arginine methyltransferase NDUFAF7, mitochondrial, producing the protein MVLSLVRRALLAGRRRLPRPAASPRFPSRPLRGHPAEPFSPLLSPPLPTAPAAAARLCSGVGGEAEAAGGAGAMLRHLARKLRASGPVTVAEYMREALTNPGQGYYTRRGGVGESGDFITSPEISQVFGELIGIWYISEWMAMGKPSTFQLVELGPGRGTLTEDILRVFKQLSSVLSKCDVSVHLVEVSPKLSEIQAVMLTGGKAQPSPEDESAYMKGISKTGIPIFWYRDIQDVPAGYSFYLAHEFFDALPIHKFQRTEKGWREVLVDIDPEVPDQLRFVLSPSRTPATQNFIQPEETRDHVEVCPEAGVIVQRLASRIEKDGGAALVADYGHDGTKTDTFRGFRNHKLHDVLSAPGTADLTADVDFSYLRKMAQGKTATLGPIKQREFLKNMGIDLRLQVLLQNSGDTATREQLLHSYDMLMNPEKMGDCFNFFALLPHHRLVHPDKKDKPESKSPPLPPVAGFNELLLK; encoded by the exons ATGGTGCTGTCGCTCGTGCGCCGCGCGCTCCTGGCGGGCCGCCGGCGGctgccccgtcccgccgcctcTCCCCGCTTTCCCTCCCGCCCTCTGCGGGGCCACCCCGCTGAGCCCTtctctcccctcctctcccctcctctccccacagCTCCGGCGGCCGCGGCGCGGCTCTGCTCGGGCGTGGGGGGCGAGGCGGAGGCGGCCGGCGGAGCCGGGGCGATGCTGCGGCACCTGGCGCGCAAGCTGCGGGCCAGCGGGCCGGTCACGGTGGCCGAGTACATGCGGGAGGCGCTCACCAACCCCGGGCAg GGTTACTACACGCGGCGCGGCGGCGTCGGAGAGAGCGGGGACTTCATCACCTCGCCTGAAATAAGCCAGGTGTTTGGAGAG TTAATAGGAATATGGTACATCAGTGAATGGATGGCCATGGGCAAACCGAGCACCTTCCAGCTGGTGGAGCTGGGCCCAGGGAGGGGCACCCTCACCGAGGACATACTGCGG GTCTTCAAGCAGCTCTCCTCTGTTCTTAGTAAATGTGATGTCTCTGTTCATCTGGTAGAAGTGAGCCCCAAACTCAGCGAGATCCAAGCAGTGATGCTGACAGGAGGGAAGGCGCAGCCAAGCCCTGAGGATGAGTCTGCTTACATGAAAGGCATTAGCAAGActggaattcccattttttggtACAGAGACATTCAAGATGTGCCTGCAG GTTACAGCTTTTATCTAGCACATGAGTTCTTTGATGCCCTGCCAATACATAAGTTTCAG CGAACGGAGAAAGGCTGGCGTGAGGTCTTGGTTGATATTGACCCAGAAGTTCCTGACCAGCTGCGGTTTGTCCTGTCACCATCCAGGACCCCTGCAACACAAAACTTCATTCAG CCAGAAGAAACAAGAGACCACGTGGAAGTGTGTCCTGAGGCTGGTGTCATTGTGCAGAGGCTGGCCTCTCGGATAGAGAAGGATGGTGGGGCTGCTCTGGTTGCAGATTACGGCCACGACGGAACCAAAACTGACACTTTCCGG GGTTTCCGGAATCACAAACTTCACGATGTGCTGAGTGCTCCAGGTACAGCAGACCTGACAGCAGATGTTGACTTCAGCTACCTTCGAAAGATGgcacagggaaaaacagctACGTTAGGCCCTATAAAACAGAGGGAGTTTTTAAAGAACATGGGCATTGACCTCCGACTGCAG gtGCTCTTGCAGAATTCAGGTGACACAGCAACTCGTGAGCAGTTACTTCACAGCTATGATATGCTGATGAATCCTGAGAAGATGGGGGactgttttaatttctttgccCTGCTGCCTCACCACAGACTTGTACATCCTGACAAGAAAGATAAGCCAGAATCAAAGTCTCCCCCCCTACCACCTGTTGCTGGATTTAATGAACTGTTACTAAAGTAA